The following are from one region of the Qipengyuania flava genome:
- a CDS encoding DUF934 domain-containing protein, protein MVETLRYRDDEPVDHPAVTVDSFLDQSNATAVRIEPGDDARELLPHLERLALVEVNFPAFGDGRGYSSARILREAGYEGELRAVGDVLVDQLAYMRRCGFDAFEPDQQLDKDDVKAAFERWPEVYQNTGDGRTPIWTKRHA, encoded by the coding sequence ATGGTTGAGACCCTGCGCTACCGCGACGATGAGCCCGTCGATCACCCGGCGGTGACCGTCGATTCCTTCCTCGACCAGTCCAACGCGACGGCCGTGCGGATCGAACCGGGCGACGATGCACGCGAGCTCCTGCCTCATCTCGAACGCCTCGCCCTCGTCGAAGTCAATTTCCCCGCTTTCGGCGACGGGCGCGGCTACTCCTCTGCCCGTATCCTGCGTGAAGCCGGATACGAGGGCGAACTGCGCGCCGTGGGCGATGTGCTGGTCGACCAGCTTGCCTATATGCGCCGCTGCGGTTTCGACGCCTTCGAACCCGATCAGCAGCTCGACAAGGACGACGTCAAGGCCGCCTTCGAACGCTGGCCCGAGGTCTATCAGAACACGGGCGACGGCCGCACGCCGATCTGGACCAAGAGGCACGCATGA
- a CDS encoding nitrite/sulfite reductase, with the protein MYVYDQYDQAMVDARVEEFRDQARRRLEGKLTEDQFKPLRLMNGLYLQLHAYMLRVAIPYGTLNSRQMHALADIADKYDRGYGHFTTRQNIQYNWIKLEDAGDILADLAKVEMHAIQTSGNCIRNISSDHFAGAAADELVDPRPYAELLRQWSSFHPEFSYLPRKFKIAVIASDTDRAAMRLHDIGIQIVKNDAGELGAAFYVGGGMGRTPMIAPCINPFVPLDQLVTYAEACLRVYNRHGRRDNKYKARIKILVHEMGAEEYTRQVEAEFAHMLDEGIEPPFAELERIRTYFEDPLFEESPSEDIDRSDPDFALWVDRNTHGHKASGYVSAVISLKPVGGIPGDATAEQMRLMADLAKDCSFDELRVMHTQNIVLPHVRKADLHALWTALEAAGLGSPNLDTIEDIIACPGLDYCSLANARSIPVAQKISERFAANGKTETLGELKLKISGCINACGHHHAGHIGILGVDRKGVENYQLLLGGSEAEDVSLAKITGPGFDENGIVDAVETVTGVYEREREEGERFVDTYRRIGMNPFKEALYG; encoded by the coding sequence ATGTATGTTTACGACCAGTACGACCAGGCGATGGTCGACGCCCGTGTGGAGGAATTCCGCGACCAGGCGCGCCGCCGTCTCGAAGGCAAGCTGACCGAAGACCAGTTCAAGCCGCTGCGGCTGATGAACGGGCTCTACCTGCAGCTCCACGCCTACATGCTGCGCGTCGCCATTCCCTATGGCACGCTCAACAGCCGCCAGATGCACGCGCTGGCCGATATCGCGGACAAATACGACCGCGGCTACGGCCACTTCACCACGCGCCAGAACATCCAGTACAACTGGATCAAGCTGGAGGATGCGGGCGATATCCTCGCCGATCTCGCCAAGGTCGAGATGCACGCCATCCAGACCAGCGGTAACTGTATCCGCAATATCAGCTCGGACCATTTCGCAGGTGCTGCGGCCGACGAGCTCGTCGATCCGCGTCCCTATGCGGAGCTGCTGCGCCAGTGGTCGAGCTTCCATCCGGAGTTCAGCTACCTGCCGCGCAAGTTCAAGATCGCGGTGATCGCCAGCGACACCGACCGTGCGGCGATGCGCCTGCACGATATCGGCATCCAGATCGTGAAGAACGATGCGGGCGAGCTGGGCGCGGCCTTCTACGTTGGTGGCGGCATGGGCCGCACCCCGATGATCGCGCCCTGCATCAATCCCTTCGTGCCGCTCGACCAGCTGGTTACCTATGCCGAGGCCTGCCTTCGCGTCTACAACCGCCACGGCCGGCGCGACAACAAGTACAAGGCACGCATCAAGATCCTCGTCCACGAAATGGGCGCGGAGGAATACACCCGCCAGGTCGAAGCGGAATTCGCCCACATGCTGGACGAGGGCATCGAACCGCCCTTTGCCGAGCTGGAGCGTATCCGCACCTATTTCGAAGACCCCCTGTTCGAAGAATCGCCCAGCGAGGATATCGACCGCAGCGATCCCGATTTCGCGCTCTGGGTCGATCGCAACACCCATGGCCACAAGGCATCGGGTTATGTCTCGGCCGTGATCAGCCTGAAGCCGGTCGGCGGCATTCCGGGCGATGCGACGGCGGAACAGATGCGCCTGATGGCCGATCTTGCGAAGGATTGCAGCTTCGACGAGCTGCGCGTCATGCACACGCAGAACATTGTCCTGCCGCATGTCCGCAAGGCCGATCTCCACGCGCTGTGGACCGCGCTTGAAGCGGCGGGCCTCGGCAGCCCCAACCTCGACACGATCGAGGACATCATCGCCTGCCCGGGGCTCGACTATTGCAGCCTCGCCAACGCGCGCTCGATCCCCGTGGCGCAGAAGATTTCGGAACGCTTTGCCGCCAACGGCAAGACCGAAACGCTGGGTGAGCTGAAGCTCAAGATTTCGGGCTGCATCAACGCCTGCGGCCACCACCACGCGGGCCACATCGGCATCCTCGGCGTCGACCGTAAGGGGGTGGAGAATTACCAGCTCCTGCTCGGCGGCAGCGAGGCGGAAGATGTCAGCCTCGCCAAGATCACCGGCCCTGGCTTCGACGAAAACGGCATTGTCGACGCGGTCGAGACCGTGACCGGCGTCTACGAACGCGAGCGGGAGGAGGGCGAGCGTTTCGTCGATACCTACCGCCGCATTGGCATGAACCCTTTCAAGGAGGCGCTCTATGGTTGA
- a CDS encoding DUF2849 domain-containing protein produces MRLLTGNDLKSGAVTWWTGGDWSIHIEDAVDVTGSEDEIARREEAARRVNVPYAIDAELQDGSPRPSHIKDRVRALGPTVRPDLTLKPADPEIGNWVI; encoded by the coding sequence ATGAGGCTTCTTACCGGAAACGACCTTAAAAGCGGCGCGGTCACCTGGTGGACCGGCGGCGACTGGTCGATCCATATCGAAGACGCGGTCGATGTGACCGGCAGCGAGGATGAAATCGCTCGCCGCGAAGAGGCCGCTCGCCGCGTCAACGTACCCTACGCCATCGATGCCGAGCTGCAGGATGGCAGCCCGCGTCCCTCGCACATCAAGGACCGCGTTCGCGCCCTCGGCCCGACCGTGCGCCCCGATCTCACTCTCAAACCCGCCGATCCCGAAATCGGCAACTGGGTGATCTGA
- the cobA gene encoding uroporphyrinogen-III C-methyltransferase, with the protein MAKTGTIYLVGAGPGDPDLLTIRAARLIERARVIVHDGLVDPAILALARSDAELISVAKRRSHHTLPQEDISALLVRFAREGEDVVRLKGGDPFIFGRGGEEAEVARAAGVAVEVVPGISAANGAAAASQIALTHRDASSIVSFVAGQCKGLKDQDWAGLAGKGRTLVIYMGVKTAPQIAEKLMEDGLAPDMPVAVIENGTRPNMRVLRGLLAGLPDLVEREAVVSPALIVIGEVTARDDLALAAAAQEVAR; encoded by the coding sequence ATGGCAAAAACCGGAACCATTTATCTCGTCGGCGCGGGGCCGGGTGATCCCGACCTCCTGACGATCCGCGCCGCGCGGCTTATCGAGCGCGCCCGCGTGATTGTGCACGACGGTCTCGTCGACCCCGCAATTCTCGCGCTCGCGCGCAGCGATGCCGAGCTCATCTCGGTGGCCAAGCGCCGCTCGCACCACACCCTGCCGCAGGAAGACATCAGCGCCCTGCTGGTGCGCTTCGCGCGTGAAGGTGAAGACGTCGTGCGCCTGAAGGGCGGCGATCCCTTCATCTTCGGGCGCGGAGGCGAGGAAGCCGAAGTGGCCCGCGCTGCGGGCGTGGCGGTCGAGGTCGTCCCCGGCATCAGCGCCGCCAACGGCGCCGCCGCAGCGTCGCAGATTGCGCTTACCCACCGTGACGCCTCCAGCATCGTCAGCTTCGTTGCCGGCCAGTGCAAGGGGCTGAAGGACCAGGACTGGGCTGGTCTTGCGGGCAAGGGCCGCACGCTGGTGATCTACATGGGTGTGAAGACCGCGCCGCAGATCGCCGAAAAGCTGATGGAAGACGGGCTCGCCCCGGACATGCCGGTGGCCGTGATCGAAAACGGCACGCGCCCCAACATGCGCGTGCTGCGCGGCCTGCTTGCAGGTCTGCCGGACCTTGTCGAGCGGGAGGCGGTCGTCAGCCCCGCTCTCATCGTAATTGGAGAGGTTACCGCGCGCGACGATCTTGCGCTCGCCGCGGCTGCACAAGAGGTGGCCCGATGA
- a CDS encoding mechanosensitive ion channel family protein yields the protein MQGETPPTDSTETPEAAPVEQAWSLAEPAEEQSSVAAAEGAKEALSSRSETVGSVVDTLDAVALSFGDFRISLFDVLIVSAVIVGVLVFAWFASRMARRLVRHLTKLDDTQQLLVEKIVTILVWAAAFFLGIDLLGIDLTALAVFSGAFGLAIGFGLQKTFGNLIAGIILLMDRSIKPGDVIAVTDAAGNESFGQIRKIGIRAVSVTTRDQREYLIPNENLMINQVENWSYSSKNVRMQVSVGVSYEADMNLAEELMLEAAKSCERVLNAPPPTVWMAEYGDSSVNFVIHCWIVDPEEGVGNVRSAVLKKLWWLFKENGIEIPFPQRDLHVRSSDQLDRLIEIMGQGKQGTPVTKE from the coding sequence GTGCAGGGCGAGACTCCCCCCACCGACAGCACCGAAACGCCAGAGGCCGCGCCGGTCGAGCAGGCCTGGAGCCTGGCCGAGCCGGCTGAGGAGCAAAGCTCTGTCGCCGCAGCCGAAGGGGCAAAAGAGGCGCTGAGTTCACGCAGCGAGACGGTCGGCTCGGTGGTCGATACGCTCGATGCGGTGGCGCTGTCCTTCGGCGACTTCCGCATTTCGCTGTTCGATGTGCTCATCGTCAGCGCCGTTATCGTCGGGGTGCTGGTCTTCGCCTGGTTCGCCAGCCGCATGGCCCGCCGCCTGGTGCGCCATCTCACGAAGCTAGACGACACGCAGCAACTGCTGGTGGAGAAGATCGTCACCATCCTCGTTTGGGCAGCGGCCTTCTTCCTCGGGATCGACCTGCTCGGGATCGACCTCACCGCGCTCGCCGTGTTCTCCGGCGCCTTTGGCCTTGCCATCGGTTTCGGCCTCCAGAAGACCTTTGGCAACCTCATCGCAGGCATCATCCTGTTGATGGACCGCTCGATCAAACCGGGCGATGTCATCGCTGTGACGGACGCAGCGGGCAACGAAAGTTTCGGCCAGATCCGCAAGATCGGCATTCGCGCGGTTTCGGTAACGACCCGCGACCAGCGCGAATATCTGATCCCGAACGAAAACCTGATGATCAACCAGGTCGAGAACTGGTCCTATTCCTCCAAGAACGTGCGCATGCAGGTTTCGGTCGGCGTCAGCTACGAGGCCGACATGAACCTTGCCGAAGAGCTGATGCTCGAGGCTGCGAAAAGCTGCGAACGGGTGCTCAACGCGCCGCCACCGACCGTGTGGATGGCCGAATATGGCGACAGTTCGGTCAACTTCGTGATCCACTGCTGGATCGTCGATCCCGAGGAAGGCGTGGGCAATGTGCGCAGCGCCGTGCTCAAGAAATTGTGGTGGTTGTTCAAGGAGAACGGGATCGAGATCCCGTTCCCGCAGCGCGATCTCCACGTGCGTTCGAGCGACCAGCTCGACCGGCTGATCGAGATTATGGGGCAGGGCAAGCAGGGCACGCCGGTTACAAAAGAATAG
- the metC gene encoding cystathionine beta-lyase → MSGSDKDTLKPGTRLVTGGRSGDFAGDVVNPPVWRASTHLYDSCEDLRSRKAHNKDGTFFYGRRGAPTQWALSEALTALEPGAAGTVLYPSGVAAIVGALLSVLRSGDVLLVADNAYDPTRSAAMGLLKTFGVRHRFFDPLDLEAYEAAFCDKTRAVMLEVPGSLTMEVCDIPALARIAREKGAVSLVDNTWATALGFPALERGCDIAITALTKHVGGHSDVMMGAASAGERWYRRLRMGAQQLGHVVSPDDAALVLRGLRTMGVRLERQTATALAVAEWLDARSDVAHVLSPLLPGTPGHALWQRDFTGGCGLFSFVLKGRDDAARCRLVDALELFGIGYSWGGFESLALPFDVEDVRSAMAWPKEGWGVEDRYAIRLSIGLEDKEDLIADLANGFAAMDEG, encoded by the coding sequence ATGTCAGGTTCCGACAAGGATACGCTGAAGCCGGGAACGCGGCTCGTCACAGGCGGTCGCTCCGGCGATTTTGCCGGCGATGTCGTCAACCCGCCCGTCTGGCGGGCCAGCACACATCTTTACGATAGCTGCGAGGACCTTCGTTCGCGCAAGGCGCACAACAAGGACGGGACTTTCTTCTACGGCCGGCGCGGCGCGCCGACGCAGTGGGCCTTGTCGGAAGCGCTGACCGCACTCGAGCCGGGTGCGGCGGGGACCGTGCTCTACCCGAGCGGAGTTGCAGCGATTGTCGGCGCGCTGCTTTCCGTGCTGCGCAGCGGCGATGTGCTGCTGGTGGCCGACAACGCCTACGACCCCACGCGCAGCGCCGCGATGGGCCTCTTGAAGACCTTCGGCGTCAGGCATCGTTTCTTCGATCCTCTGGACCTCGAAGCTTACGAAGCGGCGTTTTGCGACAAGACCCGCGCGGTGATGCTGGAAGTGCCGGGAAGCCTGACGATGGAGGTCTGCGATATCCCGGCGCTGGCTCGCATCGCGCGCGAGAAGGGCGCCGTCAGCCTCGTCGACAATACCTGGGCGACCGCGCTCGGCTTTCCTGCGCTGGAGCGCGGCTGCGATATCGCGATCACTGCGTTGACCAAGCATGTAGGCGGGCATTCCGACGTCATGATGGGCGCGGCAAGCGCGGGCGAGCGCTGGTATCGCCGCCTGCGCATGGGCGCGCAGCAATTGGGGCATGTGGTCTCGCCCGATGACGCGGCTCTGGTGCTGCGCGGCCTGCGTACCATGGGCGTGCGCCTCGAACGGCAGACGGCAACGGCGCTTGCTGTGGCCGAGTGGCTCGATGCGCGCAGCGACGTGGCTCATGTGCTTAGCCCGCTGCTTCCCGGCACGCCGGGCCACGCCCTGTGGCAGCGCGACTTCACCGGCGGGTGCGGCCTCTTCAGCTTCGTGCTCAAGGGGCGCGACGACGCGGCGCGTTGCCGCCTGGTCGATGCGCTGGAATTGTTCGGCATCGGTTACAGCTGGGGCGGCTTTGAAAGCCTCGCCCTGCCGTTCGATGTCGAAGACGTGCGCAGCGCCATGGCCTGGCCGAAAGAGGGATGGGGGGTTGAGGACCGCTACGCCATCCGTCTATCGATCGGCCTTGAAGACAAAGAGGATCTGATTGCCGACCTCGCCAACGGGTTTGCAGCGATGGACGAAGGATAG
- a CDS encoding sulfurtransferase has translation MDSLVSTQWLADTLGAEDLVVLDATLHLPDSPRNAPAEFDEGHIPGARFLDLASFVDAGSAVPKAVPNARQFADRMGQMGVAPGSRVVLYDDSAIRSAARAWFLFTLYGFESVAILDGGLAKWKAEGRALESGVAGSAPTAFPEPEARASVRRKADMLANSASQGEQVVDARDAARFAGEEGSGSEGHIPGARNVPFAALFAEDGTYRSPKAIAGTFAAAGVDLSVPIVTACNSGMTACVLAFALHRAGVPDAAVYDGSWLEWGSDPETPKEQGAAR, from the coding sequence ATGGACAGTCTGGTTTCGACACAGTGGCTTGCCGACACGCTCGGCGCCGAGGATCTCGTGGTGCTGGACGCCACGCTGCACCTGCCCGACAGCCCGCGCAACGCGCCGGCCGAATTCGACGAGGGGCACATACCCGGCGCCCGCTTTCTCGACCTTGCAAGCTTCGTCGATGCGGGTTCTGCGGTGCCCAAAGCCGTTCCCAACGCCCGGCAATTTGCCGACCGCATGGGACAAATGGGCGTTGCGCCCGGCAGCCGGGTGGTCCTTTACGATGACAGCGCCATCCGCAGCGCCGCGCGGGCGTGGTTCCTGTTCACGCTCTACGGGTTCGAGAGCGTCGCCATTCTCGATGGCGGGTTGGCCAAGTGGAAGGCCGAAGGGCGCGCGCTCGAATCCGGTGTTGCCGGCAGCGCGCCGACTGCGTTCCCGGAGCCTGAGGCGCGCGCCTCGGTGCGTAGAAAGGCAGACATGCTCGCCAATTCCGCATCGCAGGGCGAACAGGTGGTCGATGCCCGCGACGCTGCGCGTTTCGCCGGAGAGGAAGGCAGCGGCTCCGAAGGGCATATTCCCGGCGCACGCAACGTGCCCTTTGCTGCGCTTTTCGCTGAGGATGGCACCTATCGCTCGCCCAAAGCCATCGCCGGAACCTTTGCTGCGGCCGGGGTGGACCTGAGCGTGCCTATCGTCACGGCTTGCAACAGCGGCATGACGGCCTGCGTGCTGGCTTTCGCGCTTCACCGTGCCGGCGTGCCCGATGCTGCGGTGTACGATGGCAGCTGGCTCGAATGGGGCAGTGATCCCGAAACACCCAAGGAACAGGGGGCGGCGCGCTGA